The Bdellovibrio bacteriovorus W nucleotide sequence AAATGCCCAATTAAAATATACCCAGTTTTCTTGAACATCCACTCGAATCACTGAGGGCTTGAGTCTTGGCAAAAACTCCATGTACTGATTTGCCACGTCCTGAGCATTCAGGCCCTTTGGCAAATCCATTCTCTGCGCAGATCTCACTATATGAGGTTTGACCTTAGGACGCCGAAATGCAAATGGAATTTTGTTTTCGTTAAACTTTTTCATTGCCTGCTGAAGAGCCTCTTCAGCGCTCAGAAAATCTCTTTTTAGAAAATCAAATTTCTTGTCTGGCTGAACCTGCAAAGAAACCGATAGGCCTTTGATTAAGGGAGACACCAAGGCCCACGGCGCCCTCGTCACCGTGCAAATCACAGCGCTGGAAAGAAAGTAAGGCACTTGCATAAAGTCGATAAAGATTCTGCGTTTCTTGAAGTATTTAGCAAGAGACTTCATCATGTCTTCATAACTAATCGGCGTCGCGCACCCTACGTCAAAAACTTCCACCGCATTCAAGGGAAGCCTCAAGCAAGCCTGGAGAGATTCAATAATGTCATGAATATAGATGGGCTGACTTTGTGTTCGAGTCCATGGCGGACATAAAATAATAGGCAAACGTTGTACAGTTCTAGCCATGATATGAAAAGACGATCCCTCAGGGCCAATAATCATGGATGCTCTTAAAACGGTTGTCGGAATAGAGCTCTCAAGGAAAAGTTTTTCAACCTCTTTACGGCTCTCCAAATGAGGGGAATTCTTCGTACCCTCAGCCGGTTGAGTGCCCCCTAAATAAATAATATGCTTAATGCCGTTCTTGATAGCGGCTCTTAAAAAATTGTCGGCGGCAATGAGATCAAAATCTCTAAATGTCCCCTGAGCCAAATGATCAGTGGGCTGCATGGAGTGTACAAGATAGTAGGCCACCTCTGCACCACTGAGACCCTTTTCAGCATCTAGTAGACTGAAGAGATCGCATGGACGCCATTCCACATTTACTTCCGACTCTTTAGGGCTGCGACTGAGGGCTATCACCTCATGATCCCCCTTTAGTCGATCCACCAATAGTCTGCCGACAAAACCTGTCGCTCCCGCTACCACGATTTTCAAGACCATCTCCTCATCTCAAAAAGCCTATCATTTCGTGTTCAAAAAGCCACGAAAGATAGACTCCTGATATTCGACATTGCAGAAAAAAATCAGGGTGATAATCTTAAGATCAATAAATAAGGAGAGCCCCAGCAATGGACAAAGTAAAACTACTTGAAGCTCTACAATCACAGCTTGTTAATGATCTGACCCTTGCCAAAAATGCGGCTCAGGCAACCTACGAAGCCATTACACATGAAGAAAACAAGGCAGAGAATGAATACGACACTCGCGGCCTTGAGGCGACTTATCTTGCGCATGCGCAAACAAAACGAGTTGCAGAAATCGAAGAGATTCTTGTTATCTGTAAGCATGTGAAAGTTAAAAACTTTCAAGCTGATGACAAAATCAACTCCACCGCCCTAGTTGAAGTCGAAAGTGAGGATGGTAAACGCAGCCTTTTCTTTATTCTTGCTAAAGGTGGCGGCATTACTTTTCAATTCGAAGGAAAAACCATTCAAATCATCACGCCTAGCAGCCCTTTGGGGGAAGCCCTTCAAGGTTTGAGCGAAGGGGATGCTGCCGTGATTGACAGTGGCAATGCAACCAAGGAATTTGAAATCCTAAAGGTTTGGTAATCTTTTATAGAGGACTCCATGAGTCCTCCAAAGTCTCTTTCTTTGTCCAGTGAGTTTTATCAAAAAATTATAAAATCGCTTGTCATTCGTTGAATGGGCTTTGTTTTTACCCCGCTTGGTGTGGACTTTTTTTACCATAGGGATAGACAAACCAACTTCAAGGAATGAGGTGTAATATGGAAAGAATCCAGAAAATCGGAGCTCTACTCAGTGTGCTCTTTATCTTTAACACCAGCCCTAGCTTTGCTCAGGAAGATCATCCGGATGGCTCTTTAAAGACAACCGGCACCCCTTCCCCTCTTCTCTTAGGAGCTGACTCAGAAGCTCAACTAGATCCCGACGAATTCGATCCCTACGACCCTCGCGCCGAAGAAAGACTTGAAGAGTTTGATAAAATTTATGAACAAGAAACTGGAAAAGCGGCCAACATAAAGTCGACCCAAGAATTTATCGACGAGTTGATTAGCTTTGCTTCTTGTCGACGTGCGGATTGCCCGATGTGGGTGCAGATCGTGCGTTCTTCACAAAAAATGTACCTCTATCTGAATGGTAAAGTAGAGGGCTCTTGGGATGTATCCACTGGTATTTCAGGGCACGGGACTCCAAGCATGGACACGCACCCGAATGGCCGTATTTACGATAAGTATACATCAAGGGCTTACCCAGGGGGAGACTACAAGGGCCTTGGCAACATGCCCTATGCTGTCTTTATTCGCGGGCCCTTTGCGATGCACGGAACTCCGAAAGGAAACTGGTCTAAACTTGGCCGACCAGCCTCTAAAGGGTGTATTCGTATGCATCCAGACAATGCCTATAGAATCAATCGCCTTGTGAGAAGTTATGGAATTAGTAAAGTGTGGGTCACTGTTCAATAGCAAAAGTTTTACTTCTTAACTCTAAAAACAAAAAAGCCCTTCGCGTGAAGGGCTTTTTTTTATGACATTTCTTTTTCTAAACACTCTGCTCGTTATCTGGATAAAGCTCTGCGTAAGTTCTGATTTGATACTCATTGATACGTTTATACAGATGTTTGCGCTTAAGACCTGCCGTACTTGTAACACCCATTGCACCTACGACGTGAGCCACCGCTTCCAGAGTCTCGTGGTGGAAGTTCTTCACACGAGTACGCTTCGTTGGAACGTGCAAGCCATCATAAAGTGACTTGTCTTGCGTTGCTACACCGGCAGGACATTTATTGTTGTTGCAGCGAAGAGCTTGAATACAACCTAGAGCTAACATCATCGAGCGAGCCGCATATGTAGCGTCGGCACCTAAACATAACAACTTAACGATATCAAAAGCAGTTGTGATTTTACCCGTCGCAAGGACTTTGATTTTATCGCGCATTCCTGCTTTGCGAAGAACATCCACAACAATAACTAAAGCATCAACACCCGGCATGCCCATGTAGTTAGAGAACTCAAGAGGAGCTGCACCAGTTCCACCTTCAGCACCATCCACTACGATGTAATCAGGGTACTGATTCATCTCTTTCATAAGAGTTGCCAACTCTTCGAACTCAGCGCGATCCCCTAAGCAGAGTTTAATACCCACTGGCTTACCACCAGATAGGTCACGAAGTTTCGTGATGAACTCCAACATACCGCGCGCATCCGAGAAAGCCGTGTGCGCTGGAGGAGAAATCACGTCTTTACCAATTGGGACGTTACGAATTTTTGAAATCTCTTCAGTTACTTTCTTTCCAGAAAGCATCCCACCGTGACCAGGCTTTGCACCTTGAGAAAGTTTCAACTCAATCATCTTCACGTTCGGAAGATTTGCGTTCTTTTGATAAAGATCTGGATCAAAAGCGCCGTCGTACGTGCGGCAACCAAAGTAACCAGTACCGATTTGCCAAATAAGATCCCCGCCTGGCTCTAAGTGGTACGGAGAAATGCCACCCTCACCGGTATTATGGGCAAAGCCACCGTCTTTCGCACCACCATTCAGGGATAAAATCGCATTCGGAGAAAGAGAACCAAAACTCATCGCTGAAATGTTTAAAAGGGATAAAGAGTAAGGCTGTTTACAGAATTCACTACCAACAGTAATGCGAAGACTGGAACGATCGATGTGCTTCGGATAAATAGAGTGAGTTACAAACTCGTATCCTTGCGCATAGACGTTTTGTTGCGTTCCAAACGCTACTGTATCGAGAACTTTTTTAGCACGTTGATAAACTACCGAACGCTGCTCTCGACTGAAAGGACGTCCATCCGTGTTTGACTCAATAAAGTACTGATTAATTTCAGGACGAATAGATTCAAAGATATACCTAAGATGACCGAAGACAGGGAAGTTTGCTTTGATAGCATGGCGATTCTGATGGATGTCGCGAAATCCTAAAGCAAAAAACGGAATAAAAATAACGAGTGACCACAATCCTGGAAGCCAGAAGAAGTAGAACAGAACGTTAAGAGCAAGAACTAACAGAAAAGCTATGTAAAATTCTTTTTTCATTTTCTAATTACCCTGAAAATCTCTAATAACGTTCAAAGTTCCGCGGGCTCAAAAAGAAGCCATGTGCTTGATCGTTGCTAGAAAACAATATCATTTCCGCAGACTGTAGCACATTAGCTACACCTAATACAACTGCAACGCCGACCCTTTGGCGTGCCGCCCACGATTTGATTAGCTCGCTCAAATTTCGAAAGTTTTTAAGAAAATGAATCTTTTTCCCTTGCGTTCTTATTTAACCATTTGGTTAAATACAAAGCATGACTAAAGATTCTCTTTCCTCCATCTTTTTTGCGTTAAGCGACCCCACCCGTAGGGGGATCTTAGAGAAATTGACCCAAGGGGAAGCCAATGTGACCGACCTTGCCGCTCCCTTTGAGATGAGTCTCCCAGCGATCACGAAACATTTACGCGTGCTTGAAAAGGCCGGCCTGATCTTTCGAACAAAAGAAGCCCAGTGGCGACCTTGCCATTTGAATGCACAAACGATGCGCTCAGCGTCTGATTGGTTGGGTAATTATCGTCAATTTTGGGATGAAAGTATGGATCGGCTCGATACATACCTGAAAGAACTTAGCTCCCCTGAGCGTCGCAAAAGTAAAAACAAGAAAGAGGGACGCTAAGACTTATTGAATTTAAATTTTCCGGAGATTGATGCCATCTTCAACCAAGTTTGAATCACCCTTCCCGTCTAAAAGGATCTCAAACTTGTACTTACTCCCAGCCGAACTTTCACCCTCGGCGTTGGGATGGCATCAATCCATACTTTCTCAAAATTTTATTATTTAGGTAGCCTCAAGTCTTCACTCTTTGAGTGAAAGGCATAAGCAATGATCGACTCCATTTGAGTCGTGGCGTAAGATGCCGCTTCTTGAGGAGACTTCCCAGAGATCAAGCTTGCCAAAAACAAGGCACTGAAAAAATCACCAGCCCCACGAAAGCGTCCTTGAAAGCGACGAGCCTCTAAGAACTCAACACCTTTGCCATTTTCAATGAGTGCTACTTTAAGCAACTCTTCAGAGTGTGGAATCCCCTTTACGACAAGCAAAGCATTAGAGATTGAACTCGACTGCACAGCAAAGTTTTTATCAAGGTAACCCAGCTCTACAGCTTCAAAGGCATTGGGCAAAACATAGTTCGCCTGAGGAAGAAGATATTTTTCGTAAGTGTCGCGAATTGATTTATCCACGTAATAGCCCACACCAAAATCTCCCATCACAGGATCACAAAGATATTCTAGAGGCTGCCTTTTGCGAATCTCTTGAATAAACTCTGACACCAACTGAGCCGTGGCTGACGAACCTAAGAAACCAGAAACAACATGAGTCACCATTGGCAAATCAGGGTTAGCAAGCACCCCCGCAAACACAGCTTCAAGATCAGAAGTGGAGATAAGTTTGCCACTGGCTTTAGGCACATCCAGTGGACTTGAGAATAAACCCGTATAAATGAAACCCGTATGGACATCTAAAGAAGAATAGACACTTTGAGCAGCGGTATTTCCAACGGCTCCAAAAACAACTCCGGATTGAATGGATAGAATCATGCGACTCCCCCTCTCAGACCTTAAGCCCATGATCGACTTAAGCTTCGACTGTTAAGAGCCATTGAATACAATGCACCCCCGAGATGAGCAATAGAGTTTTCTTCTTTAACAAATAATTTTTAAAAAGACGAGTTCGGCTGTTTCAGAAACTCAATTTCTTCTGGTGTCGACTTCCGCCCGAGCACGGCATTGCGATGCGGATATCTGCCAAAGCGATCAATTATCACCTTGTGTTTAATTTCAAAATCCAAGTTGTTTTCAAGGCCAGGAAGGGCAAATAAAACCATGGCTTCTTCATGAACACGCACTGATTCGCTGTGCATATAGGGCATGTATAGAAAAGCTCTCTCCTGAATTGAAAGCTCTTTATCCAAACCAAGTCGAACTGCATCTTGGGCTATTGCCAAAGCCAAGGAATCTTGCGCAAAAGATTGAGGAGTGTCGCGATAGATATTTCTAGAGAATTGATCAAGAACGATGATTTGCGCCAACACACCACGCGCGTTCCCTCGCCAATCCGCACACTCTCCAGCAACGATTCTTTCTAGAACAGCGACGAACCTATCTGCAATTTTTTTATCAAGAGATAAATCTTTTTTAAACCATTCGGCAGGCGTTAACTCTTGGAACCAAAAATTCAAAACATCACTTATTGTTGTCATACAATGCCCTCTCCTTATGCAAACAATCAAACACAACGACCCAGCCAGTATGGCCCAGTCCGCAAGAAATGCAAACCTCTGATGTTTTTTTAAATATTCCCGATCTAGACATCGCTTAAACCGCTTTACAGATTTTTTTAAATCATGATCAGAAAAATATTTGTTAGAATTTGCCTATGAGTAAAAATATTAATGAATCCCGAATTCAAACCAAAAGAGCTTACTCTCCAGCATCTAGAAGCGATGGATATCGAATTTTAGTCGACCGACTCTGGCCTCGGGGCATCTCAAAAGACGAACTCTCCATTCAGGATTGGGCCAAAGAATTAAGCCCCAGCACAGAGCTACGTAAGGAGTTTCATGAGAGCGAAGATTGGAGGAGCTTTCAAAAACTTTATAAGGAAGAACTTCATAACCCAGAAGCAAAAGAGAAGATTGAAGAGCTGCTTCAACTCGCGCGCTCAAAAAAGATTACTTTGATTTATTCCGCAAAGAATGAAGAGCATAATAACGCCAAGGTTTTGGCTGAAGTTTTGGAAAGAAAGCTCCACGCAAAAAAGAGCGTGCACTAAAAAATAAATACAGACCCCTTCCTTAAGAGAAAGAGGCCTTTAAAAAGGGCTAAATCTTTTTCACGTCTTCAAGGCTTGCGCCATAGTTAATGTGCAGCACAGAACCATTCACAACAAGTGCTGGCACTGATTTAACACCTAATTTTTCCGCTTCAGAGATTCGGTTCTTTGCGCTTCCAAAATGAACAACTTCGAGATCAAATTTGTTTTTATCGACCATGTTCAAAACTTCTTTCTCTGCATCAACGCAAACAGAACAACCTGCATGATAGAAAACTGCTTTTTTCATAAGGACTCCTTTACTGGGGTTGGTTAAAGCTAAGGGGACTCAGCCAATAGTACTTCAATCGATTTTTGTAAGCGCTCACTGCCAACAACTCCAAAAGACTGCAAGCGGATCTGTCCTTTTTTATCTAAAAGAATTGTTGTTGGCGTGCCTTGCAGATTCAGACTCTTCATCGTCTCAGGCATCCAGTGATCAGCAATATGCATATCGATGCCAATGGGAAATGTGATATTTTGATCGTTAAGAAACTTGCGCAAATCGGGCTCCGTCATCTCTTCGTGATGCTCAAAGACCGAATGGATACCGACGACTTCAAAGTCCTTTCCTTGAAAAATTTCAGCCATTTCTTTGGCTTCGGGAATTCCATAAATCACGCAGCCTCGGCATTTCATCTGAAAGAAATGAATAAGCTTTACCGTCGGGCGCGAAAAGTTGAATTCGTCTTCTTGAATATTTAGCCATTTTGAAATGGAAAATTTAATCGTCTTCATATACTCTCATCCGAAATGATGTTTGGTTTATAAAGACATCCTGCCATAGGGATTTAACCCTTGGAAGTAGGCACAAACTCGTAGGGTAGTTACCGTTTGGTACAAAATGGTGAATTGATTATGGAAAAGCCCTCTGTCAAATTTATGATTGAAGACATTGTTGGATGCAAGTGGTCACTCAGCGTCCTTGATATGCTTGAGCAAGGCATCAACAGACCTGGTCAAATGACAAGAGATCAAGAAGGACTCTCTACTAAAGTTCTTAACGAGAGACTAAAGAAACTTCTTCGCTATCAGATCGTCGAAAAGATTGAATATCCCGAAGTGCCTCCGCGAGTTGAATACCAGTTTACAAATTTTGGAAAAAAGATCCTAAAGATTATTTACGAGATTCGCGCACTCGAAGAAGAGATGGGCCTCCAATCTGAATAGTGAAGTTTCACATTGATGACTCATTTGGGAGGCGTAATATTTTTAAAACCTCTTCGTCATAGACCGTTTCTTGAAATTCAGCTATATTTGACCTCCTTAGAGGGAGCTGAAAAAATATGAAAGTCTCAATTCTCGAACTAGTGCGCGTGACCCAAGAAACCACTCCTGGGCAAGCGCTACAAAATGCCCGCGCCCTTGCAATCGCTGCAGAAAAATTTGGCTATCATAGAATTTGGGTTGCCGAACATCATAACTTTGTTGGCATCGCCAGTGCTGCCACCTCGGTGGTTATTGGGTATCTTGCTGAAGCGACAAAAACTATTCGCATTGGCGCTGGTGGCATCATGCTGCCGAATCACTCTCCGTATATCATCGCAGAACAATTCGGAACACTCGAACATCTTTATCCCAATAGAATTGATCTTGGACTGGGACGCGCACCCGGAACAGATATGGCTACCATTAAAGCTATTGGTCGCACCGAAGGCGCCTCAGACCACTTCCCTCAAGATGTTCTCGCATTGCAGTCCTATTTTTCTGAACAGGCAAAATCCTTTCGCATTCAGGCCGTGCCTGCTGCGGGAACCAATGTTCCTTTGTGGATCTTAGGATCAAGTCTCTTTGGTGCAAGACTTGCTGCCGAATTGGGACTGCCCTACTCCTTTGCCTCCCACTTTGCGCCAGAGCACCTATTGGTAGCCATTGATACCTACAAACAAAACTTCAAACCATCCGCGGTTCTTAAGCAACCGTATTGCATGGCGGGAATCAATGTCATTGCTGCAGATACAGAAGCAGAAGCCAAAAAACTTGCGACAACTCAGCAGATGTCCTTTACAGATATGTTCAGAAACTCACGTGGACTCAGCAAGCCACCGATCGAAGATATCGACACTTATTGGTCCCCTCAGGAAAAGGCGCTTGCACAAAAAATGCTAAGTCGCTCTATAGTTGGTAACAAAGAAAAGGTTCTGCAAGGGCTTCAATCTTTTCAGTCCGAGACTGGAGTGGATGAGGTCATTATTGTTTCAGATATCTTCGACCTCTCAGCAAGAATTCGCTCTATCGACCTCATCTCTGAAGCCGTGAACCTCAGTAGACCTCAATGAACTTATTCATAAAGTATCTTCTTTTTGGATTCGGAATTGTGAGTTTAACTCTTGGCGTGATTGGAATCTTCCTACCGCTACTTCCGACAACACCGTTTCTATTATTGGCCGCTTGGTGTTTTCTGAAAAGCTCTCCCACCTTGCATGCCTGGATGTATCACCAACCTTATATGGGAAAAGCCCTTAAGGATTGGGAAGAAGAACGCATTATTTCTCGCCCCGCAAAGGTAACGGCTTTACTGACGATCACCCTTTCTGGAGGAGTCATCTGGTACAAAGTGGATCTCTTAGTTTTAAAAATTTTTGTGACAATTATTCTCTGTGGTGTTTCAATTTTCATTATCACTCGAAATGAGAAACCTTCCACCCCGAAAGAATTCTAAAGATGGAATCAGGCGCCGCTCTTTTACTTATTTCTGCATTTTTTCATGCAAGTTGGAATGCCCTTACAAAAAGGTCGACGGACAAAGAAGCCTTCCTCATGCTTGTTACTTCTATCGGGGCCATCATTACGCTCGTTTTAATTTTTCTTACGAAGGCTTCTTTTAAAGAGCTTCAAGGAGAGACGTTGATATTCACCCTAGGCTCCGGAGTTTTCGAAGGTCTTTATATGGCGATGCTTTCCCGAGCACTTTCAGGAGCAACTCTTGGCAAAGCCTATGCTATCATGCGTGGTGGGGCGATGCTCTTTGTGTGGATTATCTCCATGACTTTTCTTGGAGAGACTTCAACGCTAGTCCATTTGCTCGGAGCCGGTGCGGTGTTCTTAGGTATTTCAGCTTTAAGTTATGAAGGAAAAAATGGAAGCTCGCAAAAACTAGATATCTGGCCCTTTCTAGCTGCGGCCTGTATCACGGGCTATCATATTTGCTATCATCAGGCTTTAAAAACTCACGCAAACCCACAGGTTCTATTTTTTGTCTCGATGATTCTTTCAGCTCTTATTCTTGGCATCTTCTTAGGGAAAAATATTCGAACAAGATTTAAAAACGTTGTGAAGACTCAGTTTAGAAATGCGGTTCTGACTGCCTTTCTTTCAACGGCTTCTTTTTTAATTTTCTTATACGCATTACAAATTGTAGAGCCAGGGTATGCAATCTCCCTCAGAAACTCGTCTATTTTCTTTGCTCTTCTGTTTTCATTTTTGCTTAAGGAGTCTCTGACGCGCAAACAATGGATTGGCGCCAGTGTGATTGGGATCGGAACTATACTTTTAAGTCTGACTTAAAAAGGCGAATGCGCTCGAACCTCATTAAGAAAATCTTGAATCTCTTTAGTTGATTTAAGGATTCGAGTTTTAGTTTTATTTTCTGGTCTATTCAGTATACGCAGTAATTCTGGGCGCATCTGCTTATGGGCGCTGCGAATCGTTCGAAGGGTTTTTCGAGTTTGCTCTAAGTTTGCTTCCGAACAACCTTCCGGAAGCTCCTCTCTCTGAGAAAAGAGATTTAGTAATTGCCGTTTTAAAAACCAGAAAATATGTTTCCACAAAGGTAGATCAATGAAGATAATTTGATCTGCCATCGCAAATCTTTTCTCTAAAATATCTAAAGGGCCATATCCATCAATAATCCATTCCGAATTATTCTGTATCTCTAGTAATACCTCTATGGTCTCTTTATAAGGGCGCAACTTCATTCCTTTCTGAAATTGCACACTATCCACATGGGTTACAGGAAATCCCGTCAAAAAGCTTACCTTGCGCGCAAGGGTCGTCTTCCCCCCGCCCGCATTTCCGATGATGGCTGTTCTTTTGGGCCAAGAGTTTGATTTATTGATCAACGAAATCTCCTCGGTGGATTTTACTTCGACCTGTGCTGAAAATGCACAAAAGCATCCGACAAGATATTGCTCAAATCAACAACGCAGATTGAAATAATAAAACAAAGATTTTCCTATTTTTTAAAATCTTTCTTATAGAGCTCAATAGACTCTGCGATCACCTTGTATGCGACTTCCTCATTTTCGATGGCGCTAATTTCAACGGATTTTTTTTCTAGCGCCTTGTAGCTTTCGAAAAACTGACGGATCTCAGACAGTTTGTGGGGAGCAATTTCATTAAGTCTACGGATATGATTGTACTCAGGATCATGAACATGGACCGAGATCACCTTATCATCACCTTTTCCCTGATCGATCATTCGCAAAACGCCAACAGGGCGCACGCGCATAATCGAAAGAGGATAGACAGGGGCTTGCCCGATTACGAGAACATCTAATGGGTCCCCGTCATCGCAGAAAGTTTGAGGAAAGAAACCATAATTACAAGGATAGTGAACCGAGCTATAGAGAATGCGATCTACTTTGAGAAGGCCTGAATCCTTATCAATTTCATACTTCACCTTTGAGAGAGCTGGAATCTCGATAATGCAATTAAGCTCATGACTTGAATCTAAATCGAGCTTTACGTCGTGCCATGGGTTCATTGATGCCTCCTTCACAATTATTACCTCAGTATTCTAATTCACTTTTAAAGAAAGTTTTAGCTCTATAGAAGTTTTTTGCAAAATGAGGTCTAGGATCAAGCGTAGAAATATTGCCCCGCTCGACTCTATAAATTTAAAAGCTAACACTGGCTCCGAACGCTTCAATCAAAACTAAAGCTTCGGGAACTGAAAATAGAGCATCTTTGATTTTAGCATTTCTAGGGTCGATGAAGTAACTTCGAGCTTGTCGAAAATCAGACTTCTCTAAGTTCGCACCGGAGAATGTCGCCCCCGATAAGTTAGCTCTCGTGAATAAGGCCTTGGATAAATTTGCTCCGGCGAAGTCGACTTCTCTGAGAGAACAATCAACAAAAGAACTTCCTCTTAAGTCCATCCCCTGAAAACTGGAGTAGTCTAATTTACATTCAGTAAAAAAATAGGTCCCGTTCTTTCGCGTCTCCGTCCAATTTACTCCCATTAAATTACATCTTTCAAAAAGAGAATCCCGCAGGGCGACGTTTAAGAAAGAAACATTGGCTAGGTTGCAGCCTATAAATTTACATTCTAAGAAAAGAGCACTTTTAATTTCTAAATTTGTGAAATCTAAATTATTGAACTCATAGCCTGATATCTCTGACTTATGAATCTCTAATAAACTTTCTAATTCTTCTTGTGATGCTTTCGTGTATTTCATATTTACTTTCTAGAGGACCCTAGCATCTAGAGAGAATCAAATAATTTCTGGAGATGAGATAATGAGATTTAGAAGGCAATTTTAGGACAAAAAAAAATCTGGAGTCCTGTTAAGGTGTCTCCAGATTTTTTATTCTGAATCAGTAACTGATATCAAAAATTAGTAACGGTTGCTGCGTCCGCCGCCACCGAAACCGCCACGGCCACCGCCACGGCTTCCGCCGCCACCGCCACGGTTATCACGTGGAGCCATTGGCTTTGCTTCGCTAACGTTCAACAAACGGCCAGAGTGCTCAGCACCGTTTACTTTTTCGATAGCTGTAGCAGCTTCTTCGTCTGTAGACATTTCAACAAAACCGAAACCTTTGCTACGGCCAGTTTCACGATCAATTACGATGCGTGCCGATTCAACTTGACCGAACTCAGCAAAGATATCTCCAAGAGATTGATCATCCATAGAGTAAGAAAGGTTACCAACGTAGATTTTTTTTCCCATAATTTGCCTCCTGTAAAAGCGCTTGGGGCCATTCGCAGAAAGACAATAGGATATCTATAGATTCAGGAACGACTTGAGCCCAACATTCACCATTTTTTCTGCTTAAAAGATAGCATTATTTTAAATCACAGGCCCAATCTGTCGCCAAATCAAACCTATTGCTTTAAAGGCCCGCGCTGGTAAATTCTTTACCTAGAGATAGGGAGGTTTAGGCATGAAAATACTTATTGTTGGGGCCACTGGCTTGGTGGGCAG carries:
- a CDS encoding hypothetical protein (COG0782 Transcription elongation factor), whose protein sequence is MDKVKLLEALQSQLVNDLTLAKNAAQATYEAITHEENKAENEYDTRGLEATYLAHAQTKRVAEIEEILVICKHVKVKNFQADDKINSTALVEVESEDGKRSLFFILAKGGGITFQFEGKTIQIITPSSPLGEALQGLSEGDAAVIDSGNATKEFEILKVW
- a CDS encoding glutamate synthase (COG0069 Glutamate synthase domain 2), which encodes MKKEFYIAFLLVLALNVLFYFFWLPGLWSLVIFIPFFALGFRDIHQNRHAIKANFPVFGHLRYIFESIRPEINQYFIESNTDGRPFSREQRSVVYQRAKKVLDTVAFGTQQNVYAQGYEFVTHSIYPKHIDRSSLRITVGSEFCKQPYSLSLLNISAMSFGSLSPNAILSLNGGAKDGGFAHNTGEGGISPYHLEPGGDLIWQIGTGYFGCRTYDGAFDPDLYQKNANLPNVKMIELKLSQGAKPGHGGMLSGKKVTEEISKIRNVPIGKDVISPPAHTAFSDARGMLEFITKLRDLSGGKPVGIKLCLGDRAEFEELATLMKEMNQYPDYIVVDGAEGGTGAAPLEFSNYMGMPGVDALVIVVDVLRKAGMRDKIKVLATGKITTAFDIVKLLCLGADATYAARSMMLALGCIQALRCNNNKCPAGVATQDKSLYDGLHVPTKRTRVKNFHHETLEAVAHVVGAMGVTSTAGLKRKHLYKRINEYQIRTYAELYPDNEQSV
- a CDS encoding hypothetical protein (COG3189 Uncharacterized conserved protein); the encoded protein is MSKNINESRIQTKRAYSPASRSDGYRILVDRLWPRGISKDELSIQDWAKELSPSTELRKEFHESEDWRSFQKLYKEELHNPEAKEKIEELLQLARSKKITLIYSAKNEEHNNAKVLAEVLERKLHAKKSVH
- a CDS encoding hypothetical protein (COG0702 Predicted nucleoside-diphosphate-sugar epimerases), which translates into the protein MKIVVAGATGFVGRLLVDRLKGDHEVIALSRSPKESEVNVEWRPCDLFSLLDAEKGLSGAEVAYYLVHSMQPTDHLAQGTFRDFDLIAADNFLRAAIKNGIKHIIYLGGTQPAEGTKNSPHLESRKEVEKLFLESSIPTTVLRASMIIGPEGSSFHIMARTVQRLPIILCPPWTRTQSQPIYIHDIIESLQACLRLPLNAVEVFDVGCATPISYEDMMKSLAKYFKKRRIFIDFMQVPYFLSSAVICTVTRAPWALVSPLIKGLSVSLQVQPDKKFDFLKRDFLSAEEALQQAMKKFNENKIPFAFRRPKVKPHIVRSAQRMDLPKGLNAQDVANQYMEFLPRLKPSVIRVDVQENWVYFNWAFPKLTLLVLEHAPERSGPDRQLFYVRGGALAKKTLRGRLEFREISNGEQIIAAIHDFEPRLPWFVYLWSQALIHVWVMKQFAKYLRNRNS
- a CDS encoding pyridoxal kinase (COG2240 Pyridoxal/pyridoxine/pyridoxamine kinase), whose amino-acid sequence is MILSIQSGVVFGAVGNTAAQSVYSSLDVHTGFIYTGLFSSPLDVPKASGKLISTSDLEAVFAGVLANPDLPMVTHVVSGFLGSSATAQLVSEFIQEIRKRQPLEYLCDPVMGDFGVGYYVDKSIRDTYEKYLLPQANYVLPNAFEAVELGYLDKNFAVQSSSISNALLVVKGIPHSEELLKVALIENGKGVEFLEARRFQGRFRGAGDFFSALFLASLISGKSPQEAASYATTQMESIIAYAFHSKSEDLRLPK
- a CDS encoding hypothetical protein (COG3803 Uncharacterized protein conserved in bacteria) is translated as MTTISDVLNFWFQELTPAEWFKKDLSLDKKIADRFVAVLERIVAGECADWRGNARGVLAQIIVLDQFSRNIYRDTPQSFAQDSLALAIAQDAVRLGLDKELSIQERAFLYMPYMHSESVRVHEEAMVLFALPGLENNLDFEIKHKVIIDRFGRYPHRNAVLGRKSTPEEIEFLKQPNSSF
- a CDS encoding hypothetical protein (COG1376 Uncharacterized protein conserved in bacteria), coding for MERIQKIGALLSVLFIFNTSPSFAQEDHPDGSLKTTGTPSPLLLGADSEAQLDPDEFDPYDPRAEERLEEFDKIYEQETGKAANIKSTQEFIDELISFASCRRADCPMWVQIVRSSQKMYLYLNGKVEGSWDVSTGISGHGTPSMDTHPNGRIYDKYTSRAYPGGDYKGLGNMPYAVFIRGPFAMHGTPKGNWSKLGRPASKGCIRMHPDNAYRINRLVRSYGISKVWVTVQ
- a CDS encoding hypothetical protein (COG0640 Predicted transcriptional regulators), translating into MTDLAAPFEMSLPAITKHLRVLEKAGLIFRTKEAQWRPCHLNAQTMRSASDWLGNYRQFWDESMDRLDTYLKELSSPERRKSKNKKEGR
- a CDS encoding thioredoxin (COG0526 Thiol-disulfide isomerase and thioredoxins), translated to MKKAVFYHAGCSVCVDAEKEVLNMVDKNKFDLEVVHFGSAKNRISEAEKLGVKSVPALVVNGSVLHINYGASLEDVKKI